One part of the Anaeromyxobacter sp. Fw109-5 genome encodes these proteins:
- the folP gene encoding dihydropteroate synthase gives MRMRIGARLFDGPGPFIMGIVNATPDSFSDGGRYLDPAAAVAHALRLAEEGADLVDLGGESTRPGAPPVAEDEEIRRVVPVVEALRARAFALPISIDTTKAAVARAALAAGADLVNDVAGLADPALARVVAEAGAPVVLMHSRGTPADMQSRASYGDLVAEVRAELAEALLRVAAAGVAPERVILDPGIGFAKTAEHGFELLARLGELRALGRPLLVGPSRKSFIGKVTGAPVGERLPGTLAAVTAAVLAGVELIRVHDVAAARQAAQVAAAIRDAPRTS, from the coding sequence ATGCGCATGCGGATCGGGGCCAGGCTCTTCGACGGGCCTGGCCCGTTCATCATGGGGATCGTCAACGCGACCCCGGACTCGTTCTCCGACGGCGGGCGCTACCTCGACCCCGCCGCGGCGGTGGCCCACGCGCTCCGTCTCGCCGAGGAAGGCGCGGATCTCGTCGACCTCGGCGGCGAGTCCACCCGGCCAGGCGCGCCGCCGGTCGCGGAGGACGAGGAGATCCGGCGAGTGGTGCCGGTCGTGGAGGCGCTGCGAGCCCGCGCCTTCGCGCTGCCCATCTCCATCGACACGACCAAGGCCGCGGTCGCGAGGGCCGCCCTCGCCGCCGGCGCCGACCTCGTGAACGACGTCGCCGGCCTCGCCGACCCCGCCCTCGCCCGCGTGGTGGCGGAGGCGGGAGCTCCGGTCGTCCTCATGCACTCGCGCGGCACCCCGGCGGACATGCAGTCGCGCGCGAGCTACGGAGACCTCGTCGCGGAGGTTCGCGCGGAGCTGGCCGAGGCGCTCCTCCGGGTCGCGGCGGCTGGCGTCGCGCCGGAGCGGGTGATCCTCGATCCGGGGATCGGGTTCGCGAAGACCGCCGAGCACGGCTTCGAGCTCCTCGCCCGCCTGGGCGAGCTGCGGGCGCTCGGGAGGCCCCTGCTCGTGGGCCCGTCGCGCAAGAGCTTCATCGGCAAGGTCACGGGTGCGCCGGTGGGGGAGCGGCTCCCCGGCACGCTGGCGGCCGTCACGGCCGCCGTCCTGGCGGGCGTCGAGCTGATCCGCGTCCACGACGTGGCGGCCGCCCGCCAGGCGGCTCAGGTGGCGGCGGCCATCCGGGACGCGCCGCGGACGTCGTGA
- a CDS encoding peptidyl-prolyl cis-trans isomerase yields the protein MRRIALVLAVTAAAACSKGDKNGGPIVAKGDGISVTADAFKKKLDEQSPFIRARYSALERKKEFLENLIRFELLAREAQAKGLDKDPEVQETLKKIMVQKLVRQAFDSEAGKPADDEARKYYDEHLDEFVKPERARVSAVIFAAPAGSPDRAAKAGQAKNALARLKVEGPKNPLAFSNLARELSDDPVTKAAGGDLGYRTKEELSAQHSPELANAAFALREVGQESGVVETPRGFAILKLGARQAPIDRPFDEVKAQIAARIGRESRTKEFDSYVKGLREKASIEIFDAELEKIAITGAPPPGASDAMAVPAAALAPARH from the coding sequence ATGCGTCGCATCGCACTCGTCCTTGCAGTCACGGCCGCCGCCGCCTGCTCCAAGGGAGACAAGAACGGCGGCCCCATCGTCGCGAAGGGCGACGGGATCTCCGTGACGGCGGACGCGTTCAAGAAGAAGCTGGACGAGCAGTCGCCGTTCATCCGCGCGCGCTACTCCGCGCTCGAGCGGAAGAAGGAGTTCCTGGAGAACCTGATCCGGTTCGAGCTGCTCGCCAGGGAGGCGCAGGCGAAGGGGCTGGACAAGGATCCCGAGGTCCAGGAGACCCTCAAGAAGATCATGGTCCAGAAGCTCGTGCGCCAGGCCTTCGACAGCGAGGCCGGCAAGCCCGCGGACGACGAGGCTCGCAAGTACTACGACGAGCACCTGGACGAGTTCGTCAAGCCCGAGCGCGCCCGCGTCTCAGCGGTGATCTTCGCCGCGCCGGCTGGCTCACCGGACCGCGCGGCGAAGGCCGGCCAGGCGAAGAACGCGCTGGCGCGCCTGAAGGTGGAAGGTCCGAAGAACCCCCTCGCGTTCTCGAATCTCGCCCGGGAGCTCTCGGACGATCCGGTCACCAAGGCTGCGGGCGGAGACCTGGGTTACCGCACGAAGGAGGAGCTCTCGGCGCAGCACTCGCCCGAGCTCGCCAACGCCGCGTTCGCGCTGAGGGAGGTCGGGCAAGAGTCGGGCGTCGTCGAGACGCCGCGCGGGTTCGCGATCCTGAAGCTCGGCGCGCGCCAGGCGCCGATCGACCGTCCGTTCGACGAGGTCAAGGCGCAGATCGCCGCGCGCATCGGGCGGGAGAGCCGGACGAAGGAGTTCGACAGCTACGTGAAGGGCCTCCGCGAGAAGGCGTCCATCGAGATCTTCGACGCCGAGCTCGAGAAGATCGCCATCACCGGAGCGCCGCCGCCCGGGGCGAGCGACGCGATGGCGGTGCCGGCCGCCGCCCTGGCGCCCGCGCGGCACTAG
- the tsaE gene encoding tRNA (adenosine(37)-N6)-threonylcarbamoyltransferase complex ATPase subunit type 1 TsaE, with product MTAEQRFEARRRTRSARATFALGKKLGALLQPGDVVALVGELGAGKTQLVRGACEGAAVPAEEVSSPSFAIVATYRGRIPVHHADLYRIGDEDELYGTGFGDLVGGEGALLVEWADRIPSALPAERLTLTLTHDDRAPSVRHVGLVGVGDRHAALARALAGRGPGPGGGRGSRARVGGAEPG from the coding sequence ATGACGGCGGAGCAGCGGTTCGAGGCGCGGCGCAGGACGCGCTCCGCGCGCGCCACGTTCGCGCTGGGGAAGAAGCTCGGAGCGCTGCTCCAGCCCGGCGACGTGGTCGCGCTCGTGGGCGAGCTGGGCGCCGGGAAGACCCAGCTCGTCCGCGGCGCCTGCGAGGGCGCGGCGGTGCCCGCCGAGGAGGTCTCCTCGCCGAGCTTCGCCATCGTGGCGACCTACCGCGGGCGCATCCCGGTGCACCACGCCGACCTGTACCGGATCGGCGACGAGGACGAGCTGTACGGGACTGGCTTCGGCGACCTCGTGGGCGGGGAGGGCGCCCTGCTCGTGGAGTGGGCGGACCGCATCCCCTCGGCGCTGCCGGCCGAGCGGCTCACGCTCACCCTCACCCACGACGACCGCGCGCCGTCCGTGCGCCACGTCGGGCTCGTGGGCGTCGGCGACCGGCACGCAGCGCTGGCGAGGGCGCTCGCTGGAAGAGGGCCGGGACCCGGGGGTGGGCGCGGGAGCCGCGCTCGCGTCGGCGGCGCCGAGCCTGGATGA
- the cdaA gene encoding diadenylate cyclase CdaA produces MHSLLTFLIGPDATARDALLALVDVALVAFVCYHVLRFIRGTRATAILVGLSLLALVYAGAQASGLATLSWLLGHFLSYSFIFGVIVLFQADLRRALAELGRSSRLSRLVARLGKDDRAAQLGALEAIVKAALELARRRVGALVVVERSADLSDLAGSGLRVDAAVTPELLVAIFQRSSPIHDGAAVVQGARVAAAACLLPLSAAPAAPELGTRHRAAMGLVEEADAAVVVVSEERGEISVALDGALQRALDEKALRAVLYGAFVGAERGGGGGLGALVRARVRGAAGREGPRAAL; encoded by the coding sequence TTGCATTCCCTCCTCACGTTCCTCATCGGGCCTGACGCCACCGCGCGCGACGCGCTGCTTGCGCTCGTCGACGTCGCGCTCGTCGCGTTCGTCTGCTACCACGTGCTCCGGTTCATCCGGGGCACGCGCGCGACCGCGATCCTCGTCGGCCTGTCGCTGCTCGCCTTGGTCTACGCCGGCGCACAAGCCTCCGGGCTCGCCACGCTGTCCTGGCTGCTCGGCCACTTCCTCAGCTACTCCTTCATCTTCGGCGTCATCGTGCTGTTCCAGGCGGACCTGCGGCGGGCGCTCGCCGAGCTCGGCCGCTCGTCGCGTCTGTCGCGGCTCGTCGCGCGGCTGGGGAAGGACGACCGCGCCGCGCAGCTCGGCGCGCTCGAGGCCATCGTGAAGGCGGCGCTGGAGCTCGCCCGCCGGCGAGTCGGGGCGCTCGTCGTGGTGGAGCGCAGCGCGGACCTGTCCGATCTGGCGGGTTCGGGATTGCGGGTGGACGCGGCGGTCACCCCCGAGCTGCTCGTCGCGATCTTCCAGCGCTCCAGCCCCATCCACGACGGGGCCGCGGTGGTGCAGGGCGCGCGCGTCGCCGCGGCGGCGTGCCTGCTGCCGCTCTCGGCCGCCCCCGCCGCCCCCGAGCTGGGCACCCGCCACCGCGCCGCCATGGGGCTCGTCGAGGAGGCCGACGCGGCGGTGGTGGTCGTGTCGGAGGAGCGTGGCGAGATCTCGGTGGCGCTGGACGGCGCGCTGCAGCGCGCCCTCGACGAGAAGGCGCTGCGCGCGGTCCTCTACGGCGCCTTCGTCGGCGCCGAGCGGGGCGGGGGCGGCGGCCTGGGCGCGCTCGTCCGAGCGAGGGTGCGCGGCGCGGCGGGAAGGGAGGGGCCGCGTGCGGCGCTCTGA
- the ftsH gene encoding ATP-dependent zinc metalloprotease FtsH, translating into MRQSYKTALLWVFLIVMFLALWQLFQQRGTQAKTYNWSQFMQKVEAGEVKEVRIKDLDYLGHLRDGSEFVTTGPIDASATIAEKLRQQGVNLSFEKPEQSSLWVTVLLQYLPLVFLFLLFFFFMRQLQSGGGKAMSFGKSKAKLMTEHHNKITFSDVAGIDESKDELEEIISFLKDPKKFTRLGGRIPKGVLLMGPPGTGKTLLARAVAGEAGVPFFSISGSDFVEMFVGVGASRVRDLFEQGKKNAPCIIFIDEIDAVGRHRGAGLGGGHDEREQTLNQLLVEMDGFESNEGVILIAATNRPDVLDPALLRPGRFDRRIVVPRPDLNGRLGILKVHTKKTPLDTAVDLTQIARGTPGFSGADIENLVNEAALYAARRNKEKLAIEDFEFAKDKVIMGTERRSMIISEKEKRTTAIHEAGHALVAKIIPGTDPVHKVTIIPRGRALGLTQQLPQEDRLNISQEYALNQIAILMGGRLAEEITFGQKTTGAGNDIEVATNLARSMVCEWGMSEKMGPLAFGKKEGEVFLGREMNTVQTFSEQTAREIDAEVHRIVFEQYDRAKRLLLENGAVLNKIADALIEYETLDASDIDVIVSGGAISRPPPPKPLAAAAAEKKKGGLLDAAAAAVPAASKA; encoded by the coding sequence TTGCGACAGTCCTACAAGACCGCCCTGCTCTGGGTCTTCCTTATCGTGATGTTCCTCGCGCTCTGGCAGCTGTTCCAGCAGCGCGGCACGCAGGCGAAGACCTACAACTGGTCGCAGTTCATGCAGAAGGTCGAGGCGGGGGAGGTGAAGGAGGTCCGCATCAAGGACCTCGACTACCTCGGCCACCTGCGCGACGGGTCCGAGTTCGTCACGACCGGTCCCATCGACGCCTCCGCCACCATCGCCGAGAAGCTCCGCCAGCAGGGCGTGAACCTCTCGTTCGAGAAGCCGGAGCAGAGCTCGCTGTGGGTGACGGTGCTGCTCCAGTACCTCCCCCTCGTCTTCCTCTTCCTCCTGTTCTTCTTCTTCATGCGCCAGCTGCAGTCGGGCGGCGGGAAGGCGATGAGCTTCGGGAAGTCGAAGGCGAAGCTCATGACCGAGCACCACAACAAGATCACCTTCTCCGACGTCGCCGGGATCGACGAGTCCAAGGACGAGCTCGAGGAGATCATCTCCTTCCTGAAGGATCCGAAGAAGTTCACCCGGCTCGGCGGGCGCATCCCGAAGGGCGTGCTGCTCATGGGGCCGCCCGGCACCGGCAAGACGCTCCTCGCGCGCGCCGTGGCGGGCGAGGCGGGGGTGCCGTTCTTCTCCATCTCCGGCTCCGACTTCGTCGAGATGTTCGTGGGCGTGGGCGCCTCCCGCGTCCGCGATCTCTTCGAGCAGGGCAAGAAGAACGCCCCCTGCATCATCTTCATCGACGAGATCGACGCGGTCGGCCGCCACCGCGGCGCGGGCCTCGGCGGCGGGCACGACGAGCGCGAGCAGACGCTCAACCAGCTGCTCGTCGAGATGGACGGCTTCGAGTCGAACGAGGGCGTGATCCTCATCGCCGCCACCAACCGGCCCGACGTGCTCGACCCGGCGCTGCTCCGTCCCGGCCGCTTCGATCGCCGCATCGTGGTGCCGCGGCCCGACCTGAACGGCCGGCTCGGCATCCTCAAGGTGCACACGAAGAAGACCCCGCTCGACACCGCGGTGGACCTCACCCAGATCGCGCGCGGCACGCCCGGCTTCTCCGGCGCCGACATCGAGAACCTGGTGAACGAGGCCGCGCTCTACGCGGCCCGGCGCAACAAGGAGAAGCTCGCCATCGAGGACTTCGAGTTCGCGAAGGACAAGGTCATCATGGGCACCGAGCGGCGCTCGATGATCATCTCCGAGAAGGAGAAGCGGACGACGGCCATCCACGAGGCCGGCCACGCGCTCGTGGCGAAGATCATCCCGGGCACCGACCCCGTCCACAAGGTCACGATCATCCCCCGCGGCCGCGCGCTGGGCCTCACCCAGCAGCTCCCGCAGGAGGACCGGCTCAACATCTCGCAGGAGTACGCGCTGAACCAGATCGCGATCCTGATGGGCGGGCGGCTCGCCGAGGAGATCACCTTCGGCCAGAAGACCACCGGCGCCGGCAACGACATCGAGGTCGCCACGAACCTCGCTCGCTCCATGGTGTGCGAGTGGGGCATGAGCGAGAAGATGGGCCCGCTCGCCTTCGGCAAGAAGGAGGGCGAGGTGTTCCTCGGCCGCGAGATGAACACGGTCCAGACCTTCTCCGAGCAGACGGCGCGCGAGATCGACGCGGAGGTGCACCGCATCGTCTTCGAGCAGTACGATCGCGCGAAGCGCCTGCTCCTCGAGAACGGCGCGGTGCTGAACAAGATCGCCGACGCGCTCATCGAGTACGAGACGCTCGACGCCTCCGACATCGACGTCATCGTCTCGGGCGGGGCGATCAGTCGGCCGCCTCCGCCCAAGCCGCTCGCCGCGGCAGCGGCGGAGAAGAAGAAGGGCGGGCTCCTCGACGCGGCCGCCGCGGCCGTGCCCGCCGCGAGCAAGGCCTAG
- the glmM gene encoding phosphoglucosamine mutase, which produces MRNGTSANGTTGHAPIARRLFGTDGVRGVANVHPMTAEMALQLGRALAYVVRNGSHRHRIVIGKDTRLSGYMLEQAIASGISSMGVDVMLSGPLPTPGIAFLTESMRADAGVVISASHNPYQDNGIKFFSRDGFKLPDAVELQIEQLVLGESGLEEFHALRPTATRIGKAKRIDDAIGRYVVFLKSIFPKDLTLDGLTIVVDCAHGAAYHVAPAVFEELGAKVIALNVKPDGKNINDGCGAVHPESMAKAIQKHRAHLGLALDGDADRVILADEQGRIVDGDAIMALVGRDLIRQKTLAKRTVVATVMSNLGLERALAGAGGRVVRTAVGDRYVVEEMRRSGYNFGGEQSGHLIFLDHVTTGDGVAAALNVLAVMQREGRPLSELARCFEPVPQALVNVAVKERRPLSDLPEVARVIGSVEKALGKDGRVLVRFSGTENKVRVLVEGTDGKRIRAQADEIADELRKALG; this is translated from the coding sequence ATGCGCAACGGCACCAGCGCCAACGGCACCACCGGGCACGCGCCGATCGCTCGGCGGCTCTTCGGCACCGACGGGGTCCGCGGCGTCGCGAACGTGCACCCCATGACCGCCGAGATGGCGCTCCAGCTCGGGCGGGCGCTCGCCTACGTCGTCCGGAACGGCTCGCACCGCCACCGCATCGTGATCGGCAAGGACACCCGCCTGTCGGGGTACATGCTCGAGCAGGCGATCGCCTCCGGGATCAGCTCCATGGGGGTGGACGTCATGCTCTCCGGACCGCTCCCGACGCCGGGCATCGCCTTCCTCACCGAGTCGATGCGCGCCGACGCCGGCGTCGTCATCAGCGCGAGCCACAATCCGTACCAGGACAACGGGATCAAGTTCTTCTCGCGCGACGGGTTCAAGCTGCCGGACGCGGTGGAGCTGCAGATCGAGCAGCTGGTGCTCGGCGAGTCCGGCCTCGAGGAGTTCCACGCGCTCCGCCCCACCGCGACGCGGATCGGCAAGGCGAAGCGCATCGACGACGCCATCGGGCGCTACGTCGTGTTCCTCAAGTCCATCTTCCCGAAGGACCTCACGCTGGACGGGCTCACCATCGTGGTGGACTGCGCCCACGGAGCCGCCTACCACGTCGCGCCGGCGGTGTTCGAGGAGCTGGGCGCGAAGGTCATCGCGCTCAACGTGAAGCCGGACGGCAAGAACATCAACGACGGGTGCGGCGCGGTTCACCCGGAGAGCATGGCGAAGGCCATCCAGAAGCACCGGGCGCACCTCGGCCTCGCGCTCGACGGCGACGCCGACCGCGTGATCCTCGCGGACGAGCAGGGCCGGATCGTGGACGGCGACGCGATCATGGCGCTCGTGGGGCGGGACCTCATCCGCCAGAAGACGCTCGCCAAGCGGACGGTCGTCGCGACGGTGATGTCCAACCTGGGCCTGGAGCGCGCCCTCGCGGGCGCCGGGGGCCGCGTGGTGCGGACGGCGGTGGGCGACCGCTACGTCGTCGAGGAGATGCGCCGGAGCGGCTACAACTTCGGCGGCGAGCAGTCGGGACACCTCATCTTCCTCGACCACGTGACGACCGGGGACGGCGTGGCGGCGGCCCTGAACGTGCTCGCCGTGATGCAGCGCGAGGGGCGCCCGCTCTCGGAGCTCGCCCGCTGCTTCGAGCCGGTGCCGCAGGCGCTCGTGAACGTGGCGGTGAAGGAGAGGCGCCCGCTCTCGGACCTGCCCGAGGTGGCGCGCGTCATCGGCTCCGTGGAGAAGGCACTCGGGAAGGACGGCCGGGTCCTGGTGCGGTTCTCGGGGACGGAGAACAAGGTGCGCGTGCTCGTCGAGGGCACCGACGGGAAGCGGATCCGCGCCCAGGCGGACGAGATCGCCGACGAGCTTCGCAAGGCGCTCGGGTAG
- a CDS encoding holo-ACP synthase: MILGLGMDVVEVARIERILAGPPARVDRFLERCFTARERAYCDAARDRATRYAARFAAKEAASKALGAPAGIRFTDVEVVRGAGAPVLELAGVAATAAARLGVRRVLVTLTHDGGVAAATVVLDGEEAR; encoded by the coding sequence GTGATCCTCGGGCTCGGCATGGACGTGGTGGAGGTGGCGCGCATCGAGCGCATCCTCGCCGGTCCGCCCGCGCGCGTGGACCGCTTCCTCGAGCGCTGCTTCACGGCGCGCGAGCGGGCGTACTGCGACGCGGCGCGCGACCGCGCCACGCGCTACGCGGCGCGCTTCGCGGCGAAGGAGGCCGCGTCGAAGGCGCTCGGCGCGCCAGCGGGGATCCGATTCACCGACGTCGAGGTGGTGCGCGGGGCGGGCGCGCCTGTCCTCGAGCTGGCCGGCGTCGCCGCGACGGCGGCGGCGCGCCTCGGGGTGCGGCGGGTGCTCGTGACGCTCACGCACGACGGCGGCGTCGCCGCGGCGACCGTCGTGCTCGACGGGGAGGAGGCGCGATGA
- a CDS encoding bifunctional ADP-dependent NAD(P)H-hydrate dehydratase/NAD(P)H-hydrate epimerase — protein sequence MRLVGSAEMRAIDRAAIDAFGVPSLALMDRAGRAVAEAVRSLCAPGGRIVVVCGGGNNGGDGYVAARVLRAEGWDARVVSIVPAARLSGDARVTREEAERAGVPIDEAGELLTVDAGPGDVVVDGVFGTGLTRAPEGAFARAIERIDAARAAGARVVAVDVPSGLSADTGRPLGAACVRADRTVTFAFQKRGLVLHPGPSVAGEVIVADIGIPLEAAARVPLTCELLEAAQAQALLPARSPDAHKGDAGRLLVVAGSPGKTGAAHLALTGALRGGAGLVTLAARAEALPLALFGRPEAMSVALPGAGPLGRADLQALLAAAKGVDALAIGPGIPRGEETGELLRALLERARLPAVLDADALNALADEPGRLAALGEPLVLTPHPGEMARLCGTPIDEVQADRIEVARAKAREWGVTVVLKGARTVVADPHGPAAVIPTGNAGMATGGTGDVLAGLIGALLAGGLPPGAAARVGAWVHGRAGDRVAARLGERGLLAGDLGEAIGEVWAEWRR from the coding sequence ATGAGGCTCGTCGGCTCGGCTGAGATGCGCGCCATCGATCGCGCCGCCATCGACGCCTTCGGCGTGCCCTCGCTCGCCCTCATGGATCGGGCGGGGCGCGCCGTCGCGGAGGCCGTCCGATCGCTCTGCGCGCCTGGCGGGCGGATCGTCGTCGTCTGCGGCGGCGGTAACAACGGCGGCGACGGCTACGTGGCGGCGCGGGTCCTGCGGGCGGAGGGCTGGGACGCGCGCGTCGTCTCGATCGTGCCGGCGGCGCGGCTTTCCGGCGATGCGCGCGTGACGCGCGAGGAGGCGGAGCGCGCGGGCGTGCCGATCGACGAGGCGGGCGAGCTGCTCACCGTGGACGCCGGGCCCGGGGACGTGGTGGTGGACGGCGTGTTCGGCACCGGCCTCACCCGCGCGCCGGAGGGCGCGTTCGCGCGAGCCATCGAGCGGATCGACGCCGCCCGCGCGGCGGGGGCGCGCGTCGTGGCGGTGGACGTCCCGTCCGGCCTGTCGGCGGACACCGGCCGCCCGCTCGGCGCGGCCTGCGTCCGGGCGGACCGGACCGTCACCTTCGCCTTCCAGAAGCGCGGGCTCGTCCTCCACCCGGGGCCGTCCGTCGCCGGCGAGGTGATCGTCGCCGACATCGGCATCCCGCTCGAGGCCGCCGCGCGGGTGCCGCTCACCTGCGAGCTGCTCGAGGCGGCTCAGGCGCAGGCGCTCCTCCCGGCGCGCTCGCCCGACGCCCACAAGGGCGACGCCGGCCGGCTGCTCGTGGTGGCCGGGTCGCCCGGCAAGACGGGCGCGGCCCACCTCGCGCTCACCGGCGCGCTGCGCGGCGGCGCCGGCCTCGTCACGCTCGCCGCCCGCGCCGAGGCGCTGCCGCTCGCGCTGTTCGGCCGCCCGGAGGCGATGAGCGTGGCGCTTCCCGGCGCGGGTCCGCTCGGCCGGGCAGATCTCCAGGCGCTCCTCGCGGCGGCGAAGGGCGTGGACGCGCTGGCCATCGGCCCGGGCATCCCGCGCGGCGAGGAGACGGGTGAGCTGCTGCGGGCGCTGCTCGAGCGGGCGCGGCTGCCGGCGGTGCTCGACGCGGACGCGCTGAACGCGCTCGCCGACGAGCCCGGCCGGCTCGCCGCGCTGGGCGAACCGCTCGTGCTCACGCCGCACCCCGGCGAGATGGCGCGCCTGTGCGGGACCCCGATCGACGAGGTGCAGGCGGACCGCATCGAGGTCGCGCGCGCGAAGGCGCGAGAGTGGGGCGTGACGGTGGTGCTGAAGGGGGCGCGCACGGTGGTCGCCGATCCGCACGGGCCCGCGGCGGTGATCCCGACCGGCAACGCCGGGATGGCGACGGGCGGCACCGGCGACGTGCTCGCGGGGCTCATCGGCGCGCTCCTCGCCGGCGGCCTTCCGCCCGGGGCGGCGGCGCGCGTCGGCGCGTGGGTTCACGGCCGGGCAGGGGACCGCGTCGCGGCCCGGCTCGGCGAGCGTGGGCTCCTCGCCGGTGATCTGGGCGAGGCCATCGGCGAGGTGTGGGCGGAGTGGCGGCGATGA
- a CDS encoding pyridoxine 5'-phosphate synthase has protein sequence MPARLGVNVDHVATLRQSRRTTYPDPVAAVVLAELAGADQITIHLREDRRHIQERDLQILRRTVATKLNLEMAATQEMVKIAYEVKPDVVTLVPERREELTTEGGLDVFGGRENVRKVVKTLRDADIKVSLFIDPDLDQVKAAHRAEAATVEFHTGRYCDARLASDRRKELSRLVDACKAAAKLGLEVAAGHGLNYQNVVPVAAIPEIEELNIGHSIVGRAVLVGMERAVREMRELIAKARP, from the coding sequence ATGCCCGCCCGCCTCGGCGTCAACGTCGACCACGTCGCGACGCTCCGCCAGTCTCGCCGCACCACCTACCCGGACCCCGTCGCCGCCGTCGTGCTCGCCGAGCTGGCCGGCGCGGACCAGATCACCATCCACCTCCGCGAGGACCGCCGCCACATCCAGGAGCGAGACCTCCAGATCCTGCGCAGAACGGTGGCGACCAAGCTGAACCTCGAGATGGCGGCGACCCAGGAGATGGTGAAGATCGCCTACGAGGTGAAGCCGGACGTGGTGACGCTCGTGCCGGAGCGGCGCGAGGAGCTCACCACCGAAGGCGGCCTCGACGTCTTCGGCGGGCGCGAGAACGTGCGCAAGGTGGTGAAGACCCTGCGCGACGCGGACATCAAGGTGTCGCTCTTCATCGACCCCGACCTCGACCAGGTGAAGGCCGCGCACCGTGCCGAGGCGGCCACGGTCGAGTTCCACACCGGGCGCTACTGCGACGCGCGGCTCGCCTCCGACCGGCGCAAGGAGCTGTCGCGCCTCGTCGACGCGTGCAAGGCGGCGGCGAAGCTGGGGCTCGAGGTGGCGGCCGGCCACGGCCTCAACTACCAGAACGTGGTGCCGGTGGCGGCCATCCCCGAGATCGAGGAGCTGAACATCGGGCACTCCATCGTGGGCCGGGCGGTGCTGGTCGGGATGGAGCGGGCCGTCCGCGAGATGCGCGAGCTCATCGCGAAGGCGCGGCCGTGA
- a CDS encoding peptidyl-prolyl cis-trans isomerase has translation MKRAVLLAALVLGCSSSDPADVVGRFDGGVVTAEDLHREASRLPPLLRARFETEAGRRDMVGAIVDKRLLAREARRRKLHEDPEIRRELEELEERLAIQALLAAEEKARGSASDAELRAWYDSHGAELAQPERLRVRRVLAKVDPGASRSDRERARERAERFAGRLRAGERFEAVAVSGDGPERARGGDLGLIGRGDGKDARLESAAFELPAVGARSPVIELTDGFAVLELIERRPGRVPSFEEARGEVSNRLVPQLKRKAFDELLSRLRRDADVEFPSLAGPR, from the coding sequence GTGAAGCGAGCAGTGCTGCTCGCAGCGCTCGTCCTCGGATGTAGCAGCTCCGATCCGGCCGACGTCGTCGGACGCTTCGACGGCGGAGTGGTCACGGCGGAGGACCTGCACCGGGAGGCGAGCCGGCTCCCGCCGCTGCTGCGGGCTCGCTTCGAGACCGAGGCCGGCAGGCGCGACATGGTCGGGGCGATCGTGGACAAGCGCCTCCTCGCGCGAGAGGCGCGCCGGCGCAAGCTGCACGAAGACCCGGAGATCCGTCGCGAGTTGGAGGAGCTCGAGGAGCGGCTCGCGATCCAGGCGCTGCTCGCCGCGGAAGAGAAGGCGAGGGGATCCGCGAGCGACGCCGAGCTCCGCGCCTGGTACGACTCGCACGGGGCCGAGCTCGCGCAGCCCGAGCGCCTCCGCGTCCGGCGCGTGCTCGCGAAGGTCGACCCGGGGGCGTCGCGCTCCGATCGCGAGCGCGCGAGGGAGCGCGCGGAACGGTTCGCGGGGCGGCTGCGCGCCGGTGAGCGCTTCGAGGCGGTCGCGGTGTCCGGCGACGGTCCCGAGCGCGCGCGGGGGGGAGATCTCGGGCTGATCGGACGAGGGGACGGCAAGGACGCGCGCTTGGAGTCCGCTGCGTTCGAGCTCCCCGCGGTGGGGGCGCGCTCGCCGGTCATCGAGCTGACCGACGGCTTCGCCGTGCTGGAGCTCATAGAGCGGCGGCCGGGCCGGGTCCCGTCGTTCGAGGAGGCGCGCGGGGAGGTCTCGAACCGCCTCGTGCCGCAGCTGAAGCGCAAGGCCTTCGATGAGCTTCTCTCTCGTCTGCGCAGGGACGCGGACGTCGAGTTCCCGTCGCTGGCGGGACCGCGCTAG